The following proteins are co-located in the Anser cygnoides isolate HZ-2024a breed goose chromosome 2, Taihu_goose_T2T_genome, whole genome shotgun sequence genome:
- the DPY19L4 gene encoding probable C-mannosyltransferase DPY19L4 isoform X3, giving the protein MRERCRPRGRREAGGGGGRRAGGAAVSPPREQRGAPAAGGGGRRAMEEGAADLRQRRKQNCTESDKMAPEERNKENSKLGRSPKYLLIQRFAKLFFGCLAAVTSGMMYAVYLSTYHERKFWFSSRQELEREITFQGDSAIYYSFYKELLKAPSFERGVYELTHNNKTISLKTINAVQQMTLYPELIASVLYQASGSEKFCYLLVSASTYTFMMMWEYSHYLLFVQAVSLFLLDSFALAQTEKVHEVYKIYLFSLLLGYLLQFENSALLVSPLLSLVAALMLSKCLQMNMKKGTFLSRLLKIMYIYLVLTITLTLNFLLKMFVPHKENEHLLKFLEVKLGLNTTKNFTMNWLLCQESLQAPSQDFFLRLTQSSLLPFYILVLIICLFSVTQVIFRRICGEPLKETVKLEDGRIGERPEIVYHVIHTILLGSLAMCLEGMKYLWTPYVCMLAAFGVCSPELWMTLFKWLRLKAVHPILLALILSMAVPTIIGFSLWKEFFPRIMSELSEIQEFYDPDTVELMTWIKRQAPVAAVFAGSPQLMGVIKLCTGWMVSSLPIYNDDDLLKRNENIYQIYSKRSAEDIYKILTSYKANFLIIEDSICNEVGPVRGCRVKDLLDIANGHVVCEEGDSYAYSKYGRFCHEIKMNYSPYVNYFTRVYWNRSYFVYRINTVISFQS; this is encoded by the exons ATGCGAGAGCGCTGCCGGCCGCGGGGCCGACGagaggcgggcggcggcggcggccggagAGCGGGCGGGGCGGCGGTGTCGCCCCCGAGGGAGCAGCGcggggccccggcggcgggcggcggcggcaggcggGCGATGGAGGAAG gGGCAGCAGACCTGCGACAgaggaggaaacaaaactgCACAGAATCTGACAAAATGGCTCCagaggagagaaacaaagaaaactcaaAGCTGGGAAGATCGCCAAAAT ATTTGTTAATTCAGCGGTTTGCGAAACTTTTCTTTGGCTGTCTCGCGGCAGTCACTAGTGGGATGATGTACGCTGTGTACCTCTCAACATACCACGAACGGAAATTCTGGTTTTCCAGCAGGCAg gaactTGAACGAGAAATTACATTTCAGGGTGACAGCGCCATTTATTACTCATTCTATAAAGAACTGCTAAAGGCTCCTTCCTTTGAAAGAG GTGTTTATGAGTTGACACACAACAATAAGACGATATCGTTGAAGACAATAAATGCAGTCCAGCAAATGACTTTGTACCCAGAATTGATTGCCAGTGTGTTGTACCAAGCATCTGGTAGTGAA AAGTTTTGTTACCTTCTGGTGAGTGCTTCAACGTACACCTTCATGATGATGTGGGAGTACAGTCATTATCTCCTGTTTGTCCAGGCCGTGtctctttttctgcttgacAGCTTTGCTCTAGCACAGACAGAAAAG GTGCATGAAGTATACAAAATCTActtgttttctctcctcttgGGGTACCTATTGCAGTTTGAAAATTCAGCCTTACTAGTGTCGCCGCTACTAAGTCTTGTAGCAGCTCTAATGCTCTCTAAATGCCTTCAG ATGAATATGAAGAAAGGTACATTTTTATCAAGATTGCTGAAAATTATGTACATTTATTTGGTACTCACAATAACGCTGACGCTAAACTTCTTATTAAAG atgtTTGTTCCTCATAAGGAAAATGAGCATTTGCTGAAATTCCTTGAAGTAAAACTTGGCTTAAACACAACTAA GAATTTTACAATGAATTGGCTCCTTTGTCAAGAATCTCTTCAGGCACCATCCCAAGACTTTTTTTTGCGGCTAACACAGTCATCACTGTTGCCTTTCTATATTTTAGTATTAATTATCTGCCTTTTTTCTGTAACTCAGGTCATTTTTAGGAGAATTTG TGGTGAACCACTGAAAGAGACAGTTAAACTTGAGGATGGTCGAATTGGAGAGAGGCCAGAAATAGTTTATCATGTAATTCACACAATTTTACTTGGTTCTCTAGCGATGTGTTTGGAAGG aatgaaatatcTGTGGACTCCATATGTTTGCATGCTTGCTGCATTTGGTGTGTGCTCTCCTGAACTTTGGATGACACTCTTCAAGTGGCTTCGCCTGAAAGCTGTGCACCCGATACTGCTG GCTCTCATTCTGAGTATGGCAGTTCCCACAATAATTGGATTCAGCTTGTGGAAAGAG TTTTTCCCTAGGATAATGTCAGAGCTTTCAGAAATACAAGAATTTTATGATCCTGACACAGTAGAACTCATGACATGGATAAA AAGGCAGGCTCCTGTGGCTGCTGTGTTTGCAGGCAGCCCACAATTAATGGGTGTGATTAAGCTCTGTACTGGATGGATGGTGTCAAGCTTGCCTATATATAATGATGATGATcttctaaaaagaaatgaaaac ATATATCAGATATATTCAAAGAGGTCGGCAGAGGATATTTATAAGATACTCACATCTTACAAAGCCAATTTTCTGATTATTGAAGATTCAATCTGCAATGAAGTGGGACCTGTAAGAGGATGTAGAGTTAAAGATCTGCTGGATATTGCTAATGGTCAT gTGGTTTGTGAGGAAGGTGACAGTTATGCCTACTCAAAATATGGACGATTTTGTCATGAAATCAAAATGAACTATTCTCCATATGTGAATTATTTTACTCGGGTATACTGGAATAGATCCTACTTTGTGTATAGAATCAACACTGTGATATCCTTCCAGTcatga
- the DPY19L4 gene encoding probable C-mannosyltransferase DPY19L4 isoform X4, whose translation MRERCRPRGRREAGGGGGRRAGGAAVSPPREQRGAPAAGGGGRRAMEEGAADLRQRRKQNCTESDKMAPEERNKENSKLGRSPKYLLIQRFAKLFFGCLAAVTSGMMYAVYLSTYHERKFWFSSRQELEREITFQGDSAIYYSFYKELLKAPSFERGVYELTHNNKTISLKTINAVQQMTLYPELIASVLYQASGSEEVIEPVYFYIGIVFGLQGIYVTALFVTSWVMSGTWLAGMLTVAWFIINRTDTTRIDYSIPSRENWALPYFACQVAALTGYLKKNLNCSAEKFCYLLVSASTYTFMMMWEYSHYLLFVQAVSLFLLDSFALAQTEKVHEVYKIYLFSLLLGYLLQFENSALLVSPLLSLVAALMLSKCLQMNMKKGTFLSRLLKIMYIYLVLTITLTLNFLLKMFVPHKENEHLLKFLEVKLGLNTTKMKYLWTPYVCMLAAFGVCSPELWMTLFKWLRLKAVHPILLALILSMAVPTIIGFSLWKEFFPRIMSELSEIQEFYDPDTVELMTWIKRQAPVAAVFAGSPQLMGVIKLCTGWMVSSLPIYNDDDLLKRNENIYQIYSKRSAEDIYKILTSYKANFLIIEDSICNEVGPVRGCRVKDLLDIANGHVVCEEGDSYAYSKYGRFCHEIKMNYSPYVNYFTRVYWNRSYFVYRINTVISFQS comes from the exons ATGCGAGAGCGCTGCCGGCCGCGGGGCCGACGagaggcgggcggcggcggcggccggagAGCGGGCGGGGCGGCGGTGTCGCCCCCGAGGGAGCAGCGcggggccccggcggcgggcggcggcggcaggcggGCGATGGAGGAAG gGGCAGCAGACCTGCGACAgaggaggaaacaaaactgCACAGAATCTGACAAAATGGCTCCagaggagagaaacaaagaaaactcaaAGCTGGGAAGATCGCCAAAAT ATTTGTTAATTCAGCGGTTTGCGAAACTTTTCTTTGGCTGTCTCGCGGCAGTCACTAGTGGGATGATGTACGCTGTGTACCTCTCAACATACCACGAACGGAAATTCTGGTTTTCCAGCAGGCAg gaactTGAACGAGAAATTACATTTCAGGGTGACAGCGCCATTTATTACTCATTCTATAAAGAACTGCTAAAGGCTCCTTCCTTTGAAAGAG GTGTTTATGAGTTGACACACAACAATAAGACGATATCGTTGAAGACAATAAATGCAGTCCAGCAAATGACTTTGTACCCAGAATTGATTGCCAGTGTGTTGTACCAAGCATCTGGTAGTGAA GAAGTTATTGAGCCAGTGTATTTCTACATTGGTATAGTTTTTGGACTGCAGGGAATTTATGTGACTGCATTGTTTGTAACCAGTTGGGTTATGAGTGGGACTTGGCTGGCAGGAATGCTGACTGTAGCATGGTTCATTATTAACAG GACAGATACAACAAGAATTGATTACTCCATACCATCAAGGGAAAATTGGGCTTTGCCATATTTTGCATGTCAAGTAGCAGCTCTCAcaggctatttaaaaaaaaacctaaatTGTTCTGCAGAG AAGTTTTGTTACCTTCTGGTGAGTGCTTCAACGTACACCTTCATGATGATGTGGGAGTACAGTCATTATCTCCTGTTTGTCCAGGCCGTGtctctttttctgcttgacAGCTTTGCTCTAGCACAGACAGAAAAG GTGCATGAAGTATACAAAATCTActtgttttctctcctcttgGGGTACCTATTGCAGTTTGAAAATTCAGCCTTACTAGTGTCGCCGCTACTAAGTCTTGTAGCAGCTCTAATGCTCTCTAAATGCCTTCAG ATGAATATGAAGAAAGGTACATTTTTATCAAGATTGCTGAAAATTATGTACATTTATTTGGTACTCACAATAACGCTGACGCTAAACTTCTTATTAAAG atgtTTGTTCCTCATAAGGAAAATGAGCATTTGCTGAAATTCCTTGAAGTAAAACTTGGCTTAAACACAACTAA aatgaaatatcTGTGGACTCCATATGTTTGCATGCTTGCTGCATTTGGTGTGTGCTCTCCTGAACTTTGGATGACACTCTTCAAGTGGCTTCGCCTGAAAGCTGTGCACCCGATACTGCTG GCTCTCATTCTGAGTATGGCAGTTCCCACAATAATTGGATTCAGCTTGTGGAAAGAG TTTTTCCCTAGGATAATGTCAGAGCTTTCAGAAATACAAGAATTTTATGATCCTGACACAGTAGAACTCATGACATGGATAAA AAGGCAGGCTCCTGTGGCTGCTGTGTTTGCAGGCAGCCCACAATTAATGGGTGTGATTAAGCTCTGTACTGGATGGATGGTGTCAAGCTTGCCTATATATAATGATGATGATcttctaaaaagaaatgaaaac ATATATCAGATATATTCAAAGAGGTCGGCAGAGGATATTTATAAGATACTCACATCTTACAAAGCCAATTTTCTGATTATTGAAGATTCAATCTGCAATGAAGTGGGACCTGTAAGAGGATGTAGAGTTAAAGATCTGCTGGATATTGCTAATGGTCAT gTGGTTTGTGAGGAAGGTGACAGTTATGCCTACTCAAAATATGGACGATTTTGTCATGAAATCAAAATGAACTATTCTCCATATGTGAATTATTTTACTCGGGTATACTGGAATAGATCCTACTTTGTGTATAGAATCAACACTGTGATATCCTTCCAGTcatga
- the DPY19L4 gene encoding probable C-mannosyltransferase DPY19L4 isoform X1: MRERCRPRGRREAGGGGGRRAGGAAVSPPREQRGAPAAGGGGRRAMEEGAADLRQRRKQNCTESDKMAPEERNKENSKLGRSPKYLLIQRFAKLFFGCLAAVTSGMMYAVYLSTYHERKFWFSSRQELEREITFQGDSAIYYSFYKELLKAPSFERGVYELTHNNKTISLKTINAVQQMTLYPELIASVLYQASGSEEVIEPVYFYIGIVFGLQGIYVTALFVTSWVMSGTWLAGMLTVAWFIINRTDTTRIDYSIPSRENWALPYFACQVAALTGYLKKNLNCSAEKFCYLLVSASTYTFMMMWEYSHYLLFVQAVSLFLLDSFALAQTEKVHEVYKIYLFSLLLGYLLQFENSALLVSPLLSLVAALMLSKCLQMNMKKGTFLSRLLKIMYIYLVLTITLTLNFLLKMFVPHKENEHLLKFLEVKLGLNTTKNFTMNWLLCQESLQAPSQDFFLRLTQSSLLPFYILVLIICLFSVTQVIFRRICGEPLKETVKLEDGRIGERPEIVYHVIHTILLGSLAMCLEGMKYLWTPYVCMLAAFGVCSPELWMTLFKWLRLKAVHPILLALILSMAVPTIIGFSLWKEFFPRIMSELSEIQEFYDPDTVELMTWIKRQAPVAAVFAGSPQLMGVIKLCTGWMVSSLPIYNDDDLLKRNENIYQIYSKRSAEDIYKILTSYKANFLIIEDSICNEVGPVRGCRVKDLLDIANGHVVCEEGDSYAYSKYGRFCHEIKMNYSPYVNYFTRVYWNRSYFVYRINTVISFQS; this comes from the exons ATGCGAGAGCGCTGCCGGCCGCGGGGCCGACGagaggcgggcggcggcggcggccggagAGCGGGCGGGGCGGCGGTGTCGCCCCCGAGGGAGCAGCGcggggccccggcggcgggcggcggcggcaggcggGCGATGGAGGAAG gGGCAGCAGACCTGCGACAgaggaggaaacaaaactgCACAGAATCTGACAAAATGGCTCCagaggagagaaacaaagaaaactcaaAGCTGGGAAGATCGCCAAAAT ATTTGTTAATTCAGCGGTTTGCGAAACTTTTCTTTGGCTGTCTCGCGGCAGTCACTAGTGGGATGATGTACGCTGTGTACCTCTCAACATACCACGAACGGAAATTCTGGTTTTCCAGCAGGCAg gaactTGAACGAGAAATTACATTTCAGGGTGACAGCGCCATTTATTACTCATTCTATAAAGAACTGCTAAAGGCTCCTTCCTTTGAAAGAG GTGTTTATGAGTTGACACACAACAATAAGACGATATCGTTGAAGACAATAAATGCAGTCCAGCAAATGACTTTGTACCCAGAATTGATTGCCAGTGTGTTGTACCAAGCATCTGGTAGTGAA GAAGTTATTGAGCCAGTGTATTTCTACATTGGTATAGTTTTTGGACTGCAGGGAATTTATGTGACTGCATTGTTTGTAACCAGTTGGGTTATGAGTGGGACTTGGCTGGCAGGAATGCTGACTGTAGCATGGTTCATTATTAACAG GACAGATACAACAAGAATTGATTACTCCATACCATCAAGGGAAAATTGGGCTTTGCCATATTTTGCATGTCAAGTAGCAGCTCTCAcaggctatttaaaaaaaaacctaaatTGTTCTGCAGAG AAGTTTTGTTACCTTCTGGTGAGTGCTTCAACGTACACCTTCATGATGATGTGGGAGTACAGTCATTATCTCCTGTTTGTCCAGGCCGTGtctctttttctgcttgacAGCTTTGCTCTAGCACAGACAGAAAAG GTGCATGAAGTATACAAAATCTActtgttttctctcctcttgGGGTACCTATTGCAGTTTGAAAATTCAGCCTTACTAGTGTCGCCGCTACTAAGTCTTGTAGCAGCTCTAATGCTCTCTAAATGCCTTCAG ATGAATATGAAGAAAGGTACATTTTTATCAAGATTGCTGAAAATTATGTACATTTATTTGGTACTCACAATAACGCTGACGCTAAACTTCTTATTAAAG atgtTTGTTCCTCATAAGGAAAATGAGCATTTGCTGAAATTCCTTGAAGTAAAACTTGGCTTAAACACAACTAA GAATTTTACAATGAATTGGCTCCTTTGTCAAGAATCTCTTCAGGCACCATCCCAAGACTTTTTTTTGCGGCTAACACAGTCATCACTGTTGCCTTTCTATATTTTAGTATTAATTATCTGCCTTTTTTCTGTAACTCAGGTCATTTTTAGGAGAATTTG TGGTGAACCACTGAAAGAGACAGTTAAACTTGAGGATGGTCGAATTGGAGAGAGGCCAGAAATAGTTTATCATGTAATTCACACAATTTTACTTGGTTCTCTAGCGATGTGTTTGGAAGG aatgaaatatcTGTGGACTCCATATGTTTGCATGCTTGCTGCATTTGGTGTGTGCTCTCCTGAACTTTGGATGACACTCTTCAAGTGGCTTCGCCTGAAAGCTGTGCACCCGATACTGCTG GCTCTCATTCTGAGTATGGCAGTTCCCACAATAATTGGATTCAGCTTGTGGAAAGAG TTTTTCCCTAGGATAATGTCAGAGCTTTCAGAAATACAAGAATTTTATGATCCTGACACAGTAGAACTCATGACATGGATAAA AAGGCAGGCTCCTGTGGCTGCTGTGTTTGCAGGCAGCCCACAATTAATGGGTGTGATTAAGCTCTGTACTGGATGGATGGTGTCAAGCTTGCCTATATATAATGATGATGATcttctaaaaagaaatgaaaac ATATATCAGATATATTCAAAGAGGTCGGCAGAGGATATTTATAAGATACTCACATCTTACAAAGCCAATTTTCTGATTATTGAAGATTCAATCTGCAATGAAGTGGGACCTGTAAGAGGATGTAGAGTTAAAGATCTGCTGGATATTGCTAATGGTCAT gTGGTTTGTGAGGAAGGTGACAGTTATGCCTACTCAAAATATGGACGATTTTGTCATGAAATCAAAATGAACTATTCTCCATATGTGAATTATTTTACTCGGGTATACTGGAATAGATCCTACTTTGTGTATAGAATCAACACTGTGATATCCTTCCAGTcatga
- the DPY19L4 gene encoding probable C-mannosyltransferase DPY19L4 isoform X2: MAPEERNKENSKLGRSPKYLLIQRFAKLFFGCLAAVTSGMMYAVYLSTYHERKFWFSSRQELEREITFQGDSAIYYSFYKELLKAPSFERGVYELTHNNKTISLKTINAVQQMTLYPELIASVLYQASGSEEVIEPVYFYIGIVFGLQGIYVTALFVTSWVMSGTWLAGMLTVAWFIINRTDTTRIDYSIPSRENWALPYFACQVAALTGYLKKNLNCSAEKFCYLLVSASTYTFMMMWEYSHYLLFVQAVSLFLLDSFALAQTEKVHEVYKIYLFSLLLGYLLQFENSALLVSPLLSLVAALMLSKCLQMNMKKGTFLSRLLKIMYIYLVLTITLTLNFLLKMFVPHKENEHLLKFLEVKLGLNTTKNFTMNWLLCQESLQAPSQDFFLRLTQSSLLPFYILVLIICLFSVTQVIFRRICGEPLKETVKLEDGRIGERPEIVYHVIHTILLGSLAMCLEGMKYLWTPYVCMLAAFGVCSPELWMTLFKWLRLKAVHPILLALILSMAVPTIIGFSLWKEFFPRIMSELSEIQEFYDPDTVELMTWIKRQAPVAAVFAGSPQLMGVIKLCTGWMVSSLPIYNDDDLLKRNENIYQIYSKRSAEDIYKILTSYKANFLIIEDSICNEVGPVRGCRVKDLLDIANGHVVCEEGDSYAYSKYGRFCHEIKMNYSPYVNYFTRVYWNRSYFVYRINTVISFQS, encoded by the exons ATGGCTCCagaggagagaaacaaagaaaactcaaAGCTGGGAAGATCGCCAAAAT ATTTGTTAATTCAGCGGTTTGCGAAACTTTTCTTTGGCTGTCTCGCGGCAGTCACTAGTGGGATGATGTACGCTGTGTACCTCTCAACATACCACGAACGGAAATTCTGGTTTTCCAGCAGGCAg gaactTGAACGAGAAATTACATTTCAGGGTGACAGCGCCATTTATTACTCATTCTATAAAGAACTGCTAAAGGCTCCTTCCTTTGAAAGAG GTGTTTATGAGTTGACACACAACAATAAGACGATATCGTTGAAGACAATAAATGCAGTCCAGCAAATGACTTTGTACCCAGAATTGATTGCCAGTGTGTTGTACCAAGCATCTGGTAGTGAA GAAGTTATTGAGCCAGTGTATTTCTACATTGGTATAGTTTTTGGACTGCAGGGAATTTATGTGACTGCATTGTTTGTAACCAGTTGGGTTATGAGTGGGACTTGGCTGGCAGGAATGCTGACTGTAGCATGGTTCATTATTAACAG GACAGATACAACAAGAATTGATTACTCCATACCATCAAGGGAAAATTGGGCTTTGCCATATTTTGCATGTCAAGTAGCAGCTCTCAcaggctatttaaaaaaaaacctaaatTGTTCTGCAGAG AAGTTTTGTTACCTTCTGGTGAGTGCTTCAACGTACACCTTCATGATGATGTGGGAGTACAGTCATTATCTCCTGTTTGTCCAGGCCGTGtctctttttctgcttgacAGCTTTGCTCTAGCACAGACAGAAAAG GTGCATGAAGTATACAAAATCTActtgttttctctcctcttgGGGTACCTATTGCAGTTTGAAAATTCAGCCTTACTAGTGTCGCCGCTACTAAGTCTTGTAGCAGCTCTAATGCTCTCTAAATGCCTTCAG ATGAATATGAAGAAAGGTACATTTTTATCAAGATTGCTGAAAATTATGTACATTTATTTGGTACTCACAATAACGCTGACGCTAAACTTCTTATTAAAG atgtTTGTTCCTCATAAGGAAAATGAGCATTTGCTGAAATTCCTTGAAGTAAAACTTGGCTTAAACACAACTAA GAATTTTACAATGAATTGGCTCCTTTGTCAAGAATCTCTTCAGGCACCATCCCAAGACTTTTTTTTGCGGCTAACACAGTCATCACTGTTGCCTTTCTATATTTTAGTATTAATTATCTGCCTTTTTTCTGTAACTCAGGTCATTTTTAGGAGAATTTG TGGTGAACCACTGAAAGAGACAGTTAAACTTGAGGATGGTCGAATTGGAGAGAGGCCAGAAATAGTTTATCATGTAATTCACACAATTTTACTTGGTTCTCTAGCGATGTGTTTGGAAGG aatgaaatatcTGTGGACTCCATATGTTTGCATGCTTGCTGCATTTGGTGTGTGCTCTCCTGAACTTTGGATGACACTCTTCAAGTGGCTTCGCCTGAAAGCTGTGCACCCGATACTGCTG GCTCTCATTCTGAGTATGGCAGTTCCCACAATAATTGGATTCAGCTTGTGGAAAGAG TTTTTCCCTAGGATAATGTCAGAGCTTTCAGAAATACAAGAATTTTATGATCCTGACACAGTAGAACTCATGACATGGATAAA AAGGCAGGCTCCTGTGGCTGCTGTGTTTGCAGGCAGCCCACAATTAATGGGTGTGATTAAGCTCTGTACTGGATGGATGGTGTCAAGCTTGCCTATATATAATGATGATGATcttctaaaaagaaatgaaaac ATATATCAGATATATTCAAAGAGGTCGGCAGAGGATATTTATAAGATACTCACATCTTACAAAGCCAATTTTCTGATTATTGAAGATTCAATCTGCAATGAAGTGGGACCTGTAAGAGGATGTAGAGTTAAAGATCTGCTGGATATTGCTAATGGTCAT gTGGTTTGTGAGGAAGGTGACAGTTATGCCTACTCAAAATATGGACGATTTTGTCATGAAATCAAAATGAACTATTCTCCATATGTGAATTATTTTACTCGGGTATACTGGAATAGATCCTACTTTGTGTATAGAATCAACACTGTGATATCCTTCCAGTcatga
- the DPY19L4 gene encoding probable C-mannosyltransferase DPY19L4 isoform X5, producing the protein MMYAVYLSTYHERKFWFSSRQELEREITFQGDSAIYYSFYKELLKAPSFERGVYELTHNNKTISLKTINAVQQMTLYPELIASVLYQASGSEEVIEPVYFYIGIVFGLQGIYVTALFVTSWVMSGTWLAGMLTVAWFIINRTDTTRIDYSIPSRENWALPYFACQVAALTGYLKKNLNCSAEKFCYLLVSASTYTFMMMWEYSHYLLFVQAVSLFLLDSFALAQTEKVHEVYKIYLFSLLLGYLLQFENSALLVSPLLSLVAALMLSKCLQMNMKKGTFLSRLLKIMYIYLVLTITLTLNFLLKMFVPHKENEHLLKFLEVKLGLNTTKNFTMNWLLCQESLQAPSQDFFLRLTQSSLLPFYILVLIICLFSVTQVIFRRICGEPLKETVKLEDGRIGERPEIVYHVIHTILLGSLAMCLEGMKYLWTPYVCMLAAFGVCSPELWMTLFKWLRLKAVHPILLALILSMAVPTIIGFSLWKEFFPRIMSELSEIQEFYDPDTVELMTWIKRQAPVAAVFAGSPQLMGVIKLCTGWMVSSLPIYNDDDLLKRNENIYQIYSKRSAEDIYKILTSYKANFLIIEDSICNEVGPVRGCRVKDLLDIANGHVVCEEGDSYAYSKYGRFCHEIKMNYSPYVNYFTRVYWNRSYFVYRINTVISFQS; encoded by the exons ATGATGTACGCTGTGTACCTCTCAACATACCACGAACGGAAATTCTGGTTTTCCAGCAGGCAg gaactTGAACGAGAAATTACATTTCAGGGTGACAGCGCCATTTATTACTCATTCTATAAAGAACTGCTAAAGGCTCCTTCCTTTGAAAGAG GTGTTTATGAGTTGACACACAACAATAAGACGATATCGTTGAAGACAATAAATGCAGTCCAGCAAATGACTTTGTACCCAGAATTGATTGCCAGTGTGTTGTACCAAGCATCTGGTAGTGAA GAAGTTATTGAGCCAGTGTATTTCTACATTGGTATAGTTTTTGGACTGCAGGGAATTTATGTGACTGCATTGTTTGTAACCAGTTGGGTTATGAGTGGGACTTGGCTGGCAGGAATGCTGACTGTAGCATGGTTCATTATTAACAG GACAGATACAACAAGAATTGATTACTCCATACCATCAAGGGAAAATTGGGCTTTGCCATATTTTGCATGTCAAGTAGCAGCTCTCAcaggctatttaaaaaaaaacctaaatTGTTCTGCAGAG AAGTTTTGTTACCTTCTGGTGAGTGCTTCAACGTACACCTTCATGATGATGTGGGAGTACAGTCATTATCTCCTGTTTGTCCAGGCCGTGtctctttttctgcttgacAGCTTTGCTCTAGCACAGACAGAAAAG GTGCATGAAGTATACAAAATCTActtgttttctctcctcttgGGGTACCTATTGCAGTTTGAAAATTCAGCCTTACTAGTGTCGCCGCTACTAAGTCTTGTAGCAGCTCTAATGCTCTCTAAATGCCTTCAG ATGAATATGAAGAAAGGTACATTTTTATCAAGATTGCTGAAAATTATGTACATTTATTTGGTACTCACAATAACGCTGACGCTAAACTTCTTATTAAAG atgtTTGTTCCTCATAAGGAAAATGAGCATTTGCTGAAATTCCTTGAAGTAAAACTTGGCTTAAACACAACTAA GAATTTTACAATGAATTGGCTCCTTTGTCAAGAATCTCTTCAGGCACCATCCCAAGACTTTTTTTTGCGGCTAACACAGTCATCACTGTTGCCTTTCTATATTTTAGTATTAATTATCTGCCTTTTTTCTGTAACTCAGGTCATTTTTAGGAGAATTTG TGGTGAACCACTGAAAGAGACAGTTAAACTTGAGGATGGTCGAATTGGAGAGAGGCCAGAAATAGTTTATCATGTAATTCACACAATTTTACTTGGTTCTCTAGCGATGTGTTTGGAAGG aatgaaatatcTGTGGACTCCATATGTTTGCATGCTTGCTGCATTTGGTGTGTGCTCTCCTGAACTTTGGATGACACTCTTCAAGTGGCTTCGCCTGAAAGCTGTGCACCCGATACTGCTG GCTCTCATTCTGAGTATGGCAGTTCCCACAATAATTGGATTCAGCTTGTGGAAAGAG TTTTTCCCTAGGATAATGTCAGAGCTTTCAGAAATACAAGAATTTTATGATCCTGACACAGTAGAACTCATGACATGGATAAA AAGGCAGGCTCCTGTGGCTGCTGTGTTTGCAGGCAGCCCACAATTAATGGGTGTGATTAAGCTCTGTACTGGATGGATGGTGTCAAGCTTGCCTATATATAATGATGATGATcttctaaaaagaaatgaaaac ATATATCAGATATATTCAAAGAGGTCGGCAGAGGATATTTATAAGATACTCACATCTTACAAAGCCAATTTTCTGATTATTGAAGATTCAATCTGCAATGAAGTGGGACCTGTAAGAGGATGTAGAGTTAAAGATCTGCTGGATATTGCTAATGGTCAT gTGGTTTGTGAGGAAGGTGACAGTTATGCCTACTCAAAATATGGACGATTTTGTCATGAAATCAAAATGAACTATTCTCCATATGTGAATTATTTTACTCGGGTATACTGGAATAGATCCTACTTTGTGTATAGAATCAACACTGTGATATCCTTCCAGTcatga